The following coding sequences lie in one Mycobacterium sp. Z3061 genomic window:
- the mmaA2 gene encoding cyclopropane mycolic acid synthase MmaA2 — protein MAAKLKPHFDDVQAHYDLSDDFFRLFLDPTQTYSCAYFEREDMTLEEAQIAKIDLALGKLGLQPGMTLLDVGCGWGATMRRAVEKYDVNVVGLTLSKNQAAHVQQSFDEMDTERTRRVLLEGWEQFDEPVDRIVSIGAFEHFGFDRYDDFFALAHRVLPADGVMLLHTITALTGTQMAERGMPLTFEGARFAKFIMTEIFPGGRLPSIEKVQEHSAKGGFTLTRRQSLQPHYARTLDMWAAALESRKDDAIKIQSEEVYERYMKYLTGCADSFRTGYIDVNQFTLEK, from the coding sequence ATGGCTGCGAAGCTGAAGCCGCACTTTGACGATGTGCAGGCACACTACGACCTGTCCGACGACTTCTTCCGGCTGTTTCTGGACCCGACCCAGACATACAGCTGCGCTTATTTCGAGCGCGAGGACATGACGCTGGAAGAGGCACAGATCGCCAAGATCGACCTGGCGCTGGGCAAGCTGGGCCTGCAGCCCGGGATGACGCTGCTGGACGTCGGCTGCGGCTGGGGCGCCACCATGCGCCGGGCTGTCGAGAAGTACGACGTCAACGTCGTCGGCCTGACCCTGTCGAAGAACCAGGCTGCGCACGTGCAGCAATCGTTCGACGAGATGGACACCGAGCGCACCCGGCGCGTGCTGCTGGAAGGCTGGGAGCAGTTCGACGAGCCCGTCGACCGCATCGTCTCGATCGGCGCGTTCGAGCACTTCGGCTTCGACCGCTACGACGACTTCTTCGCGCTGGCGCACCGGGTGCTGCCAGCCGACGGCGTGATGCTGCTGCACACCATCACTGCCCTGACCGGTACGCAGATGGCCGAGCGCGGGATGCCGTTGACCTTCGAGGGCGCCCGCTTCGCCAAATTCATCATGACCGAGATCTTCCCGGGCGGCCGGTTGCCGTCGATCGAGAAGGTCCAGGAGCACTCCGCGAAGGGTGGGTTCACCCTTACCCGGCGCCAATCGCTGCAGCCGCACTACGCCCGCACACTCGACATGTGGGCCGCGGCCTTGGAGTCGCGCAAGGACGATGCGATCAAGATCCAGTCCGAAGAGGTCTACGAGCGCTACATGAAGTACCTGACCGGGTGCGCGGACTCGTTCCGGACCGGCTACATCGACGTCAACCAGTTCACCTTGGAGAAATAG
- a CDS encoding YciI family protein: MQYFALLISHERDLTPSERAAEMEAYQGFHRAAAAAIRAGDALLPAAAGVRIDGGPDEPVITDGPFAEGAEVACGYYLFEAENLDEALTFARDIPLAKHGAVEVRPTVHAIEPSPKPSGADWLALLLEPPGTTHTPHTPEWDAVAARHVEFAAAAGDHIVGGAALHDRSTATTVRVRDGEVLVTDGPYAEAAEVANGFYVLSAGDRDEAVKVASMIPASTVQLRQLAGISGL; the protein is encoded by the coding sequence ATGCAGTATTTCGCTTTGCTGATCAGTCACGAGCGCGACCTGACGCCCTCGGAACGTGCTGCCGAGATGGAGGCCTACCAGGGCTTTCACCGCGCTGCGGCCGCGGCCATCCGGGCCGGTGATGCCCTGCTTCCCGCGGCGGCCGGCGTACGGATCGACGGCGGCCCGGACGAGCCGGTCATCACCGACGGACCGTTCGCCGAAGGCGCCGAAGTAGCGTGCGGGTACTACCTTTTCGAAGCCGAAAACCTCGACGAAGCCCTCACCTTCGCCCGTGACATTCCGCTCGCCAAGCACGGTGCGGTAGAGGTGCGGCCCACCGTCCACGCGATCGAACCGTCTCCCAAACCCAGCGGCGCCGACTGGCTCGCGCTGCTGTTGGAGCCGCCCGGAACCACCCACACGCCGCACACTCCGGAGTGGGATGCGGTGGCTGCACGCCACGTCGAGTTCGCCGCCGCCGCAGGCGATCACATCGTCGGCGGCGCCGCGTTGCACGATCGTTCGACCGCGACGACCGTGCGGGTCCGCGACGGCGAGGTCCTTGTCACCGACGGTCCCTACGCCGAAGCCGCGGAAGTCGCCAACGGCTTCTATGTGCTGAGCGCCGGCGACCGTGACGAAGCCGTCAAGGTGGCCTCGATGATTCCCGCGTCCACGGTGCAGCTCCGGCAACTGGCCGGTATCTCGGGACTGTAG
- a CDS encoding cyclopropane mycolic acid synthase family methyltransferase, with product MSNNLTRARSRRENNDDVQAHYDISNEFFELFTDRTRTYSCAYFERDDMTLEEAQIAKLDLALGKLGLEPGMTLLDVGCGWGSTMKRALEKYDVNVIGVTLSKNQHAYCERLLGEVDTNRSHRVLLSDWAEFNEPVDRIITIEALEHFGFQRYDDFFKFVFEALPDDGRMLLHSITGLTGGQIVERGMPVTFEMARFIKFIVTEIFPGGRLPSIEKVHDHATRAGFTVSHVESLQLHFARTLDFWAEALLAHKDEAIRIQSEEIYERYMKYLTGTAECFRIGYIDCHHFTLQK from the coding sequence ATGTCTAACAACCTAACTCGAGCCAGGAGCCGGCGAGAGAACAACGACGACGTCCAGGCGCACTACGACATCTCCAACGAATTCTTCGAGCTGTTCACGGACCGCACCCGGACCTATAGCTGCGCCTACTTCGAGCGCGACGACATGACCCTCGAGGAAGCCCAGATCGCCAAGCTGGACCTGGCGCTGGGCAAACTGGGGCTGGAGCCGGGTATGACCCTGCTCGATGTCGGTTGCGGCTGGGGTTCGACGATGAAGCGCGCCCTCGAGAAATACGACGTGAACGTCATCGGCGTGACTTTGTCCAAGAACCAGCACGCCTACTGCGAGCGGCTGCTGGGCGAGGTCGACACGAACCGTTCGCACCGGGTTCTGCTGAGCGACTGGGCCGAGTTCAACGAGCCGGTGGACCGGATCATCACCATCGAGGCGCTGGAGCACTTCGGCTTCCAGCGCTACGACGACTTCTTCAAGTTCGTGTTCGAAGCCCTGCCCGACGACGGGAGGATGCTGCTGCACTCGATCACCGGGTTGACCGGAGGCCAGATCGTCGAGCGCGGCATGCCGGTGACGTTCGAGATGGCTCGGTTCATCAAGTTCATCGTGACTGAGATCTTTCCGGGCGGCCGGCTGCCGTCTATCGAGAAGGTGCACGACCACGCCACGAGAGCCGGTTTCACCGTCTCGCATGTCGAGTCGTTACAGCTGCACTTCGCCAGGACCCTCGACTTCTGGGCCGAAGCGCTCCTGGCCCACAAGGACGAGGCGATCAGGATTCAGTCCGAAGAGATCTATGAGCGCTACATGAAGTACTTGACCGGTACCGCCGAGTGCTTCCGGATCGGGTACATCGACTGCCACCACTTCACGTTGCAGAAATAG
- the hadC gene encoding (3R)-hydroxyacyl-ACP dehydratase subunit HadC — protein MALKTDIRGMSFVYPDYFEVGREQVRQFSRSIKCDDRVHYDEAAAAEFGGDRIVAPLTFVTILAKLIQDDFFRNVDVGFETMQIVQVDQKFVYHAPIHVGDKLYGSLRIESVNERFGADIVMTKNFCHNQDGVLVLEAYTTLMGHEGDNSIQLKWDKESGQVVRTG, from the coding sequence ATGGCCCTCAAAACAGATATCCGCGGAATGTCGTTTGTCTATCCCGACTACTTCGAGGTAGGCCGCGAACAAGTTCGGCAATTCTCCCGGTCGATCAAGTGCGATGATCGGGTCCACTACGACGAGGCTGCGGCCGCCGAATTCGGCGGCGACCGCATCGTCGCCCCGCTGACCTTCGTGACGATCCTGGCGAAACTCATCCAGGACGACTTCTTCCGCAATGTGGACGTCGGCTTCGAAACCATGCAGATCGTGCAGGTCGATCAGAAGTTCGTGTACCACGCGCCGATCCATGTCGGAGACAAGCTTTACGGCAGTCTGCGCATCGAATCGGTCAACGAGCGTTTCGGCGCCGACATCGTCATGACGAAGAACTTCTGTCACAACCAGGATGGCGTCCTGGTCCTGGAGGCCTACACCACCCTGATGGGCCACGAAGGAGACAACTCCATCCAGCTCAAATGGGACAAGGAATCGGGCCAGGTAGTCAGAACCGGGTAA
- a CDS encoding AarF/ABC1/UbiB kinase family protein yields the protein MSSTKHRDVAKLDRVPLPVEAARVAVTGWQVTRTAARVLTNLPGKGPWQQKVIKEIPQTFADLGPTYVKFGQIIASSPGAFGESLSREFRGLLDRVPPADTDQVHKLFIEELGDEPANLFATFEETPFASASIAQVHYATLKTGEDVVVKIQRPGIRRRVAADLQILQRFAQAVELAKLGRRLSAQDVVADFSDNLAEELDFRLEAQSMDAWVSHLHASPLGKNIRVPQVHWNFTSERVLTMERIQGIRIDNVAAIRKAGFDGTELVKALLFSVFEGGLRHGLFHGDLHAGNLYVDDEGRIVFFDFGIMGRIDPRTRWLLRELVYALLVKKDHAAAGKIVVLMGAVGTMKPEAEAAKDLEKFATPLTMQSLGDMSYADIGRQLSALADAYDVKLPRELVLIGKQFLYVERYMKLLAPKWQMMSDPQLTGYFANFMVEVSREHQSDPQTNPQTNEV from the coding sequence ATGAGTTCCACTAAACACCGCGATGTGGCCAAGCTCGACCGGGTGCCGCTACCGGTCGAGGCGGCCCGGGTAGCTGTCACCGGTTGGCAGGTCACCCGCACCGCCGCTCGTGTGCTCACCAACCTCCCCGGCAAGGGCCCCTGGCAGCAGAAGGTCATCAAAGAAATTCCCCAGACCTTCGCCGACCTGGGCCCGACGTACGTGAAATTCGGACAGATCATCGCCTCCAGCCCCGGCGCCTTCGGTGAATCGCTGTCCCGCGAATTTCGCGGGCTGCTGGACCGAGTGCCGCCCGCCGACACCGACCAGGTCCACAAACTGTTCATCGAGGAACTCGGCGACGAACCGGCCAATCTGTTCGCCACGTTCGAGGAGACGCCGTTTGCGTCAGCCTCGATCGCGCAGGTGCACTACGCGACCCTGAAAACCGGCGAAGACGTCGTCGTCAAAATCCAGCGACCGGGTATCCGCCGCCGGGTGGCTGCCGACCTGCAGATTCTGCAGCGCTTCGCCCAGGCCGTCGAGCTGGCGAAGCTGGGCCGCCGGCTGTCCGCGCAGGACGTGGTCGCCGACTTCTCCGACAACCTCGCCGAGGAGCTGGACTTCCGGCTCGAAGCGCAGTCGATGGACGCCTGGGTCTCCCACCTGCATGCGTCTCCGCTGGGCAAGAACATCCGGGTCCCGCAGGTGCACTGGAACTTCACCAGTGAGCGGGTCCTGACGATGGAGCGGATCCAGGGCATCCGCATCGACAACGTCGCCGCTATCCGCAAGGCGGGATTCGACGGCACCGAGCTCGTCAAGGCGCTGCTGTTCAGCGTGTTCGAAGGCGGGCTGCGACACGGGCTGTTCCACGGCGACCTGCACGCGGGCAACCTCTATGTCGACGACGAGGGCCGCATCGTGTTCTTCGACTTCGGGATCATGGGCCGCATCGATCCGCGCACCCGTTGGCTGCTGCGCGAACTGGTGTACGCCCTGCTGGTGAAGAAGGACCACGCTGCCGCGGGCAAGATCGTGGTGCTGATGGGCGCCGTCGGCACCATGAAGCCGGAGGCGGAGGCGGCCAAGGACTTGGAGAAGTTCGCGACTCCGCTGACCATGCAATCCCTCGGCGACATGTCCTACGCCGACATCGGCCGCCAGCTGTCGGCGCTGGCCGACGCCTACGACGTCAAGCTGCCCCGGGAGCTGGTGCTGATCGGCAAGCAGTTCCTCTACGTCGAGCGTTACATGAAACTGCTGGCCCCCAAGTGGCAGATGATGTCGGACCCGCAGCTCACCGGGTACTTCGCCAATTTCATGGTCGAGGTCAGCCGCGAGCATCAATCCGACCCGCAAACCAACCCGCAAACCAACGAGGTGTAG
- the hadB gene encoding (3R)-hydroxyacyl-ACP dehydratase subunit HadB: MPLREFSSVQVGDQLPERTYPLTRQDLVNYAGVSGDLNPIHWDDEIAKMVGLDTAIAHGMLTMGIGGGYVTSWVGDPGAVTEYNVRFTAVVPVPNDGKGAELVFSGRVKSVDPETKSVTIALTATTGGKKIFGRAVASAKLA, from the coding sequence ATGCCACTGCGTGAGTTCAGTTCGGTGCAGGTGGGTGACCAGCTCCCAGAGCGGACCTACCCGTTGACCCGTCAGGACCTTGTCAACTACGCCGGGGTCTCGGGTGACTTGAACCCGATCCACTGGGACGACGAGATCGCCAAGATGGTCGGGCTGGACACCGCGATCGCCCACGGCATGCTGACGATGGGTATCGGCGGCGGCTATGTCACGTCGTGGGTGGGCGACCCCGGGGCCGTGACGGAGTACAACGTGCGGTTCACCGCGGTGGTACCGGTACCCAACGACGGCAAAGGCGCCGAGTTGGTGTTCAGCGGCCGGGTGAAGTCCGTTGACCCGGAGACCAAATCGGTGACCATCGCACTGACGGCGACGACCGGCGGCAAGAAGATCTTCGGCCGGGCTGTCGCCTCGGCGAAGCTGGCCTAG
- the mmaA4 gene encoding hydroxymycolate synthase MmaA4 produces MADKPTGAMTKATQFEDIQAHYDVSDDFFALFQDPTRTYSCAYFDPWDISLEEAQIAKIDLNLDQLDLKPGMTLLDVGCGWGTTMKRAVEKYDVNVIGLTLSKNQHARSQQVLDAIDTDRSRRVLLHGWEDFNEPVDRIVSIEAFEHFGHENYDDFFKRCFDVMPDDGRMTIQSSVSYHPYEMAARGKRITFETVRFIKFIVTEIFPGGRLPSTEMMVEHGEKAGFVVPEPLSLRPHYIKTLHIWGDTLESNKEKAVEVTSLEVYERYMKYLRGCEHYFDDEMLDVSLVTYLKSGAAA; encoded by the coding sequence ATGGCCGACAAACCGACCGGTGCCATGACGAAGGCGACGCAGTTCGAAGACATTCAGGCGCACTACGACGTCTCCGATGACTTCTTCGCGCTGTTCCAGGATCCGACCCGGACCTACAGCTGCGCTTACTTCGACCCGTGGGACATTTCGCTCGAGGAAGCCCAGATCGCGAAGATCGACCTGAACCTCGACCAGCTGGACCTCAAGCCGGGAATGACGTTGTTGGACGTCGGCTGCGGCTGGGGCACCACCATGAAGCGCGCCGTGGAGAAGTACGACGTCAACGTCATCGGCCTCACCCTGTCCAAAAACCAGCACGCCCGCTCGCAGCAGGTGCTGGACGCGATCGACACCGACCGATCCCGACGGGTCCTCCTGCACGGCTGGGAGGACTTCAACGAGCCGGTCGACCGGATCGTCTCCATCGAGGCCTTCGAGCACTTCGGGCACGAGAACTATGACGACTTCTTCAAGCGGTGTTTCGACGTCATGCCCGACGACGGCCGGATGACCATCCAGAGCAGCGTCAGCTACCACCCGTATGAGATGGCGGCGCGGGGGAAGCGGATCACCTTCGAGACGGTCCGCTTCATCAAGTTCATCGTGACCGAGATCTTCCCCGGCGGCCGCCTGCCCTCCACGGAGATGATGGTGGAGCACGGCGAAAAGGCCGGGTTTGTCGTCCCCGAACCACTTTCGCTGCGCCCGCACTACATCAAGACCTTGCACATCTGGGGCGACACCCTGGAGTCCAATAAGGAGAAGGCCGTCGAGGTCACTTCGCTCGAGGTCTACGAGCGGTACATGAAGTACCTGCGCGGCTGCGAGCACTACTTCGACGACGAGATGCTCGACGTGAGCCTGGTGACCTATCTCAAATCGGGGGCAGCCGCCTAG
- a CDS encoding DinB family protein — MPPLAPPVTNERNALREFLAYHQSAYLAVSYGLTDEQARSAPSASALSVGGLIKHVTGMQRIWMARVAAAPDAPPKDTRPFEDRSAQHADEFVMHPDETLAGILDAFAAQNAESLRLAESADLDAAVPVPRDAPWFPKDVDAWSVRWVFLHVINELARHAGHADIVRESIDGATMYELIAGQENRQPEPWLTPWQPR, encoded by the coding sequence ATGCCCCCCCTCGCCCCTCCGGTCACCAACGAACGCAATGCGCTGCGGGAATTCCTCGCCTATCACCAGAGCGCCTATCTCGCGGTGTCCTACGGCCTCACCGACGAACAGGCCCGATCGGCTCCGTCGGCCAGTGCGCTGTCGGTCGGCGGCCTGATCAAGCACGTCACCGGCATGCAGCGGATATGGATGGCCAGGGTGGCCGCCGCGCCGGACGCTCCGCCGAAGGACACCCGACCGTTCGAGGACCGCTCTGCGCAGCACGCGGACGAATTCGTGATGCATCCCGACGAAACACTTGCGGGGATCCTCGACGCGTTCGCCGCTCAGAACGCCGAATCGCTACGACTGGCCGAGAGCGCCGACCTCGACGCCGCGGTGCCGGTTCCGCGCGATGCCCCCTGGTTTCCCAAGGACGTCGACGCCTGGTCGGTGCGCTGGGTCTTTCTGCACGTGATCAACGAACTGGCCCGTCATGCCGGGCATGCCGACATCGTGCGGGAAAGCATCGACGGGGCCACCATGTACGAATTGATCGCAGGCCAGGAGAATCGGCAGCCGGAACCCTGGCTGACGCCCTGGCAACCCCGATAG
- a CDS encoding cyclopropane mycolic acid synthase family methyltransferase: MAELRPYYEESQATYDISDDFFALFLDPNMVYTCAYFERDDMTLEEAQLAKLDLALNKLNLEPGMTLLDVGCGWGGAVVRALEKYDVNVIGITLSRNHYLRSKARLAAIPTTRRAEARLQGWEEFNEKVDRIVSFEAFDAFKKERWPAFFDRSYEILPSDGSMLLHSIFTHEQTYWRDHGITVTMSDLRFFRFLATEIFPGGGMCGEVDIIDNAKNSGFSVGEIQYLQPHYARTLDMWAANLEANREQAIAIQSQEVYDRFMRYLTGCANLFRKGLSNVAQYTLTK; the protein is encoded by the coding sequence ATGGCCGAACTGAGACCGTATTACGAAGAGTCGCAAGCGACCTACGACATTTCGGATGATTTCTTCGCGCTGTTCCTGGACCCCAACATGGTGTACACGTGCGCCTACTTCGAGCGCGACGACATGACCCTCGAAGAAGCGCAGCTGGCGAAGCTGGACCTGGCCCTGAACAAGCTGAACCTGGAACCGGGCATGACGCTGCTCGACGTCGGCTGCGGTTGGGGCGGTGCGGTGGTGCGGGCTCTCGAGAAATACGACGTCAACGTCATCGGCATCACCCTCAGCCGCAATCACTACCTGCGCAGCAAGGCCCGGCTGGCGGCGATCCCCACCACTCGGCGCGCCGAGGCGCGGCTGCAGGGCTGGGAAGAGTTCAACGAGAAGGTCGACCGGATCGTCAGCTTCGAGGCCTTCGACGCCTTCAAGAAGGAGCGCTGGCCGGCGTTCTTCGACCGCTCCTACGAGATCCTGCCCAGTGACGGCTCGATGCTGCTGCACAGCATCTTCACCCACGAGCAGACGTACTGGCGCGACCACGGCATCACCGTGACGATGAGCGATCTGCGCTTCTTCCGGTTCCTGGCGACCGAGATCTTCCCCGGCGGCGGCATGTGCGGCGAGGTCGACATCATCGACAATGCGAAGAACAGCGGATTCTCGGTCGGTGAAATTCAATACCTGCAGCCGCATTACGCGCGCACCCTGGACATGTGGGCAGCCAATCTGGAGGCCAATCGCGAGCAGGCGATCGCCATCCAGTCACAGGAGGTCTACGACCGTTTCATGCGGTATCTGACCGGCTGCGCGAACTTGTTCCGAAAGGGCCTGTCGAACGTCGCGCAATACACGCTGACTAAATAG
- the nusG gene encoding transcription termination/antitermination protein NusG has product MTTFDGDTSAGEAVDVQEADAPQDAVAAPAEDVDPAAALKAELRSKPGDWYVIHSYAGYENKVKANLETRVQNLDVGDYIFQVEVPTEEVTEIKNGQRKQVNRKVLPGYILVRMDLTDDSWAAVRNTPGVTGFVGATSRPSSLSLDDVVKFLLPPGAAKKAAKGAASTAAAAETGGLERPVIDVEYEVGESVTVMDGPFATLPATINEVNAEQQKLKVLVSIFGRETPVELTFSQVSKI; this is encoded by the coding sequence GTGACGACGTTCGACGGTGACACGTCCGCGGGTGAGGCGGTCGACGTGCAAGAGGCTGACGCCCCGCAGGACGCGGTGGCGGCTCCGGCCGAAGATGTCGACCCCGCCGCTGCGCTCAAGGCGGAACTGCGCAGCAAGCCCGGCGACTGGTACGTCATTCACTCCTACGCGGGCTACGAGAACAAGGTGAAAGCCAACCTCGAGACCCGGGTGCAGAACCTTGACGTCGGCGACTACATCTTCCAGGTGGAGGTCCCCACCGAAGAGGTCACCGAGATCAAGAACGGCCAGCGCAAGCAGGTCAATCGCAAGGTGCTGCCCGGTTACATCCTGGTGCGCATGGACTTGACCGACGACTCATGGGCTGCGGTGCGCAACACCCCGGGAGTCACCGGGTTCGTCGGCGCGACATCGCGGCCGTCGTCGCTCTCGCTCGACGACGTGGTCAAGTTTCTGCTGCCCCCGGGTGCGGCGAAGAAGGCCGCCAAGGGTGCGGCCAGCACGGCTGCCGCGGCAGAGACCGGTGGACTGGAACGCCCTGTCATTGACGTCGAGTACGAGGTCGGTGAGTCGGTGACGGTGATGGACGGACCATTCGCGACGCTGCCGGCCACGATCAACGAGGTCAACGCCGAACAGCAGAAGCTCAAGGTGCTGGTCTCGATCTTCGGCCGTGAAACACCGGTGGAGCTGACCTTCAGCCAGGTCTCCAAGATTTAG
- the rplK gene encoding 50S ribosomal protein L11 has translation MAPKKKKVTGLIKLQIVAGQANPAPPVGPALGQHGVNIMEFCKAYNAATESQRGQVIPVEITVYEDRSFTFALKTPPAAKLLLKAAGVPKGSAEPHKTKVAKVTWDQVREIAETKKTDLNANDIDAAAKIIAGTARSMGITVE, from the coding sequence ATGGCCCCGAAGAAGAAGAAAGTCACCGGGCTGATCAAGCTGCAGATCGTGGCCGGGCAGGCCAACCCTGCCCCGCCGGTCGGCCCGGCGCTCGGCCAGCACGGCGTCAACATCATGGAGTTCTGCAAGGCCTACAACGCCGCGACGGAAAGCCAGCGCGGGCAGGTCATCCCGGTGGAGATCACGGTCTACGAGGACCGCAGCTTCACCTTTGCGCTGAAGACCCCGCCGGCCGCCAAGCTGTTGCTCAAGGCCGCCGGTGTGCCCAAGGGGTCGGCGGAGCCACACAAGACGAAGGTCGCGAAGGTGACCTGGGACCAGGTGCGCGAGATCGCTGAGACCAAGAAGACGGACCTCAACGCCAACGACATCGACGCGGCGGCGAAGATCATCGCCGGCACCGCCCGGTCGATGGGCATCACGGTCGAGTAG
- a CDS encoding alpha/beta hydrolase — protein sequence MEVRSGTAVSGDLKLYYEDMGDPDHPPVLLIMGLGAQMLLWRTEFCEQLVRRGLRVIRYDNRDVGLSSKTERHQDPQPLATRMARSFLGLPSRSAYKLEDMADDAAALLDHLDIDGAHIVGASMGGMIAQVFAAQHAHRTQTLAVIFSSNNHRFLPPPAPRALLSLIKGPAPSSPREVIIDNSVRVSKIIGSPQYPTPEEQMRAEAAEAYDRNYHPWGISQQFSAIMGSGSLLHYDRRITAPTVVIHGTADKLMRPFGGRAVAKAINGARLVLVDGMGHDLPKQLWSRVIGELTSNFDAAG from the coding sequence GTGGAAGTTCGCAGTGGCACCGCGGTATCGGGTGATCTGAAGTTGTACTACGAGGACATGGGTGACCCCGATCATCCGCCGGTGCTGCTCATCATGGGCCTGGGTGCCCAGATGCTGCTGTGGCGGACCGAGTTCTGCGAGCAGCTCGTGCGCCGGGGCCTGCGGGTGATCCGCTACGACAACCGTGACGTCGGGCTGTCCAGCAAGACCGAGCGCCACCAGGACCCTCAGCCTCTGGCGACGCGGATGGCGCGCTCGTTCCTCGGCTTGCCCAGCCGCTCGGCGTACAAGTTGGAAGACATGGCCGACGACGCCGCGGCCCTGCTCGATCACCTCGACATCGACGGGGCCCACATCGTCGGGGCATCGATGGGCGGCATGATCGCGCAGGTCTTCGCCGCGCAGCACGCGCACCGCACCCAGACGCTGGCGGTGATCTTCTCCAGCAATAACCACCGCTTCCTGCCGCCGCCGGCGCCGCGCGCGCTGCTGTCACTGATCAAGGGCCCGGCGCCGAGTTCACCGCGCGAGGTGATCATCGACAATTCCGTCCGGGTCTCCAAGATCATCGGCAGCCCGCAGTACCCGACGCCGGAGGAGCAGATGCGGGCCGAGGCCGCCGAAGCCTATGACCGGAACTACCACCCGTGGGGCATTTCCCAGCAGTTCAGCGCCATTATGGGCAGCGGCAGCCTGCTGCACTACGACCGGCGCATCACCGCCCCGACTGTCGTAATCCACGGCACAGCGGATAAACTTATGCGCCCCTTCGGCGGCCGGGCGGTCGCAAAGGCGATCAACGGTGCCCGATTGGTGTTGGTCGACGGTATGGGTCATGATCTGCCCAAGCAGTTGTGGAGTCGCGTCATTGGTGAGCTGACTAGCAACTTCGATGCCGCCGGTTAA
- the secE gene encoding preprotein translocase subunit SecE has protein sequence MSDEGDVADDAAGDSGAVVTKAVARPQRPTGKRSRVRAAEAEDGDESTDVEVAEKDSAKKDASKSSKASKSSGAKSTQKDKAKKPKKAGSTSSINPFVFVYTYLKQVVAEMRKVIWPNRKQMLTYTSVVLVFLAFMVAVVGGADLGLSKLVLLVFG, from the coding sequence GTGAGCGACGAAGGCGACGTTGCCGACGACGCCGCAGGCGACAGCGGCGCCGTGGTGACCAAGGCGGTGGCGCGGCCGCAGCGGCCCACGGGAAAGCGTTCCCGGGTGCGCGCGGCGGAGGCCGAGGACGGCGACGAGTCGACCGACGTCGAGGTTGCCGAGAAGGATTCGGCAAAGAAGGACGCGTCGAAGTCTTCGAAGGCGTCGAAGTCTTCGGGGGCCAAATCGACGCAGAAAGACAAGGCGAAGAAGCCGAAGAAAGCCGGTTCGACCAGCTCGATCAACCCTTTCGTGTTCGTCTACACCTACCTCAAGCAGGTTGTAGCCGAGATGCGGAAGGTGATCTGGCCCAACCGCAAGCAGATGCTCACCTACACGTCGGTGGTGCTGGTCTTCCTGGCCTTCATGGTGGCGGTGGTAGGTGGCGCCGACCTGGGTCTGAGCAAGCTCGTGCTGTTGGTGTTCGGCTGA
- the rplA gene encoding 50S ribosomal protein L1, producing MSKTSKAYRAAAEKVDRNNLYTPLQAARLAKETSSTKQDATVEVAIRLGVDPRKADQMVRGTVNLPHGTGKTARVAVFAVGEKADAAVAAGADVVGSDDLIEKIQGGFLDFDAAIATPDQMAKVGRIARVLGPRGLMPNPKTGTVTPDVAKAVADIKGGKINFRVDKQANLHFVIGKASFDEKKLAENYGAALDEVLRHKPSSSKGRYLKKVTVSTTTGPGIPVDPSVTRNFTAEAE from the coding sequence ATGAGCAAAACCAGCAAGGCATACCGCGCCGCCGCCGAGAAGGTGGACCGCAACAATCTCTACACCCCGTTGCAGGCCGCCCGGCTCGCCAAGGAGACGTCGTCGACCAAGCAGGACGCGACCGTCGAGGTGGCGATCCGGCTCGGCGTCGACCCGCGTAAGGCCGACCAGATGGTCCGCGGCACGGTCAACCTGCCGCACGGCACGGGTAAGACCGCCCGGGTGGCCGTCTTCGCCGTCGGTGAGAAGGCCGACGCCGCCGTAGCCGCCGGAGCCGATGTCGTCGGCAGCGACGACCTGATCGAGAAGATCCAGGGCGGCTTCCTGGACTTCGACGCCGCCATCGCGACTCCCGACCAGATGGCCAAGGTGGGCCGGATCGCCCGCGTTCTGGGTCCGCGCGGCCTGATGCCGAACCCCAAGACCGGCACCGTCACCCCGGATGTCGCCAAGGCCGTCGCCGACATCAAGGGCGGCAAGATCAACTTCCGCGTCGACAAGCAGGCCAACCTGCACTTCGTGATCGGCAAGGCATCGTTCGACGAGAAGAAGCTTGCGGAGAACTACGGTGCCGCGCTCGACGAGGTGCTGCGGCACAAGCCGTCGTCGTCCAAGGGCCGCTACCTGAAGAAGGTCACGGTGTCGACGACGACCGGCCCGGGTATCCCGGTCGACCCGTCGGTCACCCGCAATTTCACCGCCGAGGCGGAGTAA